Proteins from a single region of Festucalex cinctus isolate MCC-2025b chromosome 19, RoL_Fcin_1.0, whole genome shotgun sequence:
- the LOC144007658 gene encoding uncharacterized protein LOC144007658 isoform X2, whose product MLTPEKSGAQLSTSAQMTFHRTMTTTMGPMQDSLGQSSKEREDRAHSNVRPLVLRQRKNVHQPIHRRKKDPKDSGWLEVDEFGWQPTIFPFAAKPGPRDAAAELNSHLPADILELFITDELLQHIVHHTNLYANQSMQKQTDKNCCARVNSLQRVFQIVCSDCYCCM is encoded by the exons atgctaacaccggagaaaagtggtgcacaactgagcacgtctgcacagatgacgtttcatcggacgatgacgactactatgggtccgatgcaagacagtcttggacagtcttccaaagaacgtgaag atcgtgctcacagcaacgtccgaccgctggttctacgacaaagaaag aatgtgcatcaaccaatacatcgaagaaaaaaag atcccaaagattctggctggcttgaagttgatgaattcggctggcagccaaccatcttcccctttgctgcaaaaccaggaccaagggatgctgcagcagagctgaattcccacctgccagctgacatcctggagctcttcatcacggatgaacttctccagcacatcgttcatcataccaacctctacgcaaatcagtccatgcagaagcagactgacaaaaactgttgcgcacgtgtaaatagtttgcaaagagttttccaaattgtttgttcggattgctactgttgcatgtaa
- the tac1 gene encoding protachykinin-1 yields the protein MSLRFLPLLMLFIAATQVFCEENDLREIDDYWTDNNHIQDNWLSSDPLREILLRRTRKPRPHQFIGLMGKRSMAKTEIPRKRHKVNSFVGLMGKRNQEEPESYEWSTIQTYDKRR from the exons ATGAGCTTGCGGTTTTTGCCACTTTTGATGCTTTTCATCGCCGCAACCCAAGTTTTTTGCGAGGAGAACGACCTGCGAGAAATCGATGACTACTGGACAGACAACAACCACATTCAG GACAACTGGCTGTCCAGTGACCCCTTAAGAGAAATACTTTTGAGGAGGACAAGGAAGCCACGGCCGCATCAGTTTATTGGCCTGATGGGGAAGCGCTCAATGG CAAAGACAGAGATTCCACGCAAAA GGCATAAAGTCAACTCTTTTGTTGGGTTGATGGGGAAAAGAAACCAAGAAGAGCCAG AATCCTACGAATGGAGCACAATACAGACATACGACAAGCGCCGCTAA
- the LOC144007658 gene encoding uncharacterized protein LOC144007658 isoform X1 encodes MLTPEKSGAQLSTSAQMTFHRTMTTTMGPMQDSLGQSSKEREDRAHSNVRPLVLRQRKLPLIGPKVTLLTVSGTKNVHQPIHRRKKDPKDSGWLEVDEFGWQPTIFPFAAKPGPRDAAAELNSHLPADILELFITDELLQHIVHHTNLYANQSMQKQTDKNCCARVNSLQRVFQIVCSDCYCCM; translated from the exons atgctaacaccggagaaaagtggtgcacaactgagcacgtctgcacagatgacgtttcatcggacgatgacgactactatgggtccgatgcaagacagtcttggacagtcttccaaagaacgtgaag atcgtgctcacagcaacgtccgaccgctggttctacgacaaagaaag ctccctctcatagggcccaaagtgacccttctcacagtgagcggaacaaag aatgtgcatcaaccaatacatcgaagaaaaaaag atcccaaagattctggctggcttgaagttgatgaattcggctggcagccaaccatcttcccctttgctgcaaaaccaggaccaagggatgctgcagcagagctgaattcccacctgccagctgacatcctggagctcttcatcacggatgaacttctccagcacatcgttcatcataccaacctctacgcaaatcagtccatgcagaagcagactgacaaaaactgttgcgcacgtgtaaatagtttgcaaagagttttccaaattgtttgttcggattgctactgttgcatgtaa